One [Clostridium] saccharolyticum WM1 DNA segment encodes these proteins:
- a CDS encoding ABC-F family ATP-binding cassette domain-containing protein: MILSCSNISKAFGSNQVIKHASFHIEDHEKAAIVGINGAGKSTLLKIIIGELPADDGDVVVSKGKSIGYLAQHQDLSGNRTVYQEVLEIKRPVMEMEARIRQLELAMKHASGEELDAMLTTYSRLNHEFEQLNGYAYQSEVTGVLKGLGFTEEEFQKPVSALSGGQKTRVSLGRLLLTKPDIILLDEPTNHLDMESIAWLEGYLINYDGSVIIVAHDRYFLDRVVTKIIELDNGLMNVYQGNYTDYSGKRAMIRDAQMKAYLNQQQEIRHQEEVIAKLKSFNREKSIRRAESREKMLDKIEKLDKPTEINDEMRIRLEPNIISGNDVLTVRSLKKAFDQNLLFKDINFDIKRGERVAIIGGNGTGKTTILKILNGIVEPDTGEISLGSKVHIGYYDQEHQVLHMEKTLFDELQDTYPSMNNTQIRNILAAFLFTGDDVFKRIKDLSGGERGRVSLAKLMLSEANFLILDEPTNHLDITSKEILEDALVNYSGTILYVSHDRYFINKTATRILDLTNQTLVNYIGNYDYYLEKKEVMTNLYAAPLSAKNDSQEDTSDTKLDWKAQKEEQARLRKRQNDLKKTEDEIHHLEIRDGEIDEALGKEEIFTDVSKLMELNKEKEAIRQRLDELYELWEELAE, from the coding sequence ATGATTCTGTCATGCAGTAATATAAGCAAAGCATTTGGAAGCAACCAGGTGATCAAACACGCTTCCTTCCATATAGAAGACCACGAAAAAGCGGCCATCGTGGGAATCAACGGCGCCGGAAAATCCACCCTTTTAAAGATCATCATCGGAGAGCTTCCGGCAGATGATGGAGATGTGGTAGTTTCCAAAGGAAAATCCATTGGTTACCTGGCCCAGCACCAGGATTTGTCCGGGAACCGGACCGTTTACCAGGAGGTTCTGGAAATAAAGCGTCCAGTAATGGAAATGGAAGCAAGGATACGCCAGCTTGAACTAGCTATGAAGCACGCATCAGGAGAAGAACTGGATGCCATGCTCACCACCTACAGCCGGCTGAACCACGAATTTGAGCAGTTAAACGGCTACGCCTATCAAAGTGAAGTAACAGGGGTGTTAAAAGGCCTGGGGTTTACAGAAGAAGAATTTCAAAAGCCTGTTTCAGCATTATCCGGAGGCCAAAAGACACGGGTATCCTTAGGCCGTCTTCTTCTTACCAAGCCGGATATCATCCTTCTTGACGAGCCTACCAACCACCTGGATATGGAATCCATTGCCTGGCTGGAAGGATATCTGATTAACTATGACGGCAGCGTCATTATCGTGGCTCATGACCGCTATTTTCTTGACCGGGTGGTCACAAAGATCATTGAACTGGACAACGGTCTTATGAATGTATATCAGGGTAATTACACCGATTACAGCGGCAAGCGGGCCATGATCCGTGATGCCCAGATGAAAGCATATTTAAACCAGCAGCAGGAAATCAGGCATCAGGAAGAAGTCATTGCCAAATTAAAGTCATTTAACCGGGAGAAATCCATCCGGCGGGCGGAAAGCCGGGAAAAGATGCTGGATAAAATTGAAAAACTGGATAAACCAACAGAAATAAACGATGAAATGCGGATCCGGCTGGAGCCAAATATCATAAGCGGAAACGATGTCCTCACTGTCCGGAGTCTGAAAAAGGCCTTCGATCAAAACCTGCTTTTTAAAGACATCAATTTTGATATCAAGCGGGGCGAACGGGTTGCAATCATCGGCGGCAACGGAACAGGAAAAACCACGATACTAAAAATATTAAACGGTATTGTGGAACCGGATACAGGGGAAATTTCCTTAGGCTCCAAGGTACATATCGGCTACTATGACCAGGAGCATCAGGTGCTTCATATGGAAAAGACACTGTTTGATGAGCTGCAGGATACCTATCCTTCCATGAACAACACCCAGATCAGGAATATCCTGGCAGCCTTTTTGTTTACCGGAGATGATGTGTTCAAACGGATAAAGGATTTAAGCGGCGGAGAACGGGGCCGCGTATCTCTGGCAAAGCTGATGCTTTCGGAAGCCAATTTCCTTATACTGGACGAGCCTACCAACCATTTGGATATTACATCAAAAGAAATTCTGGAAGATGCACTGGTCAATTATTCAGGGACCATCCTCTACGTGTCCCATGACCGTTACTTCATTAACAAAACAGCAACCAGGATCCTGGATCTGACCAATCAGACCCTGGTCAATTATATCGGAAACTACGACTATTATCTGGAAAAGAAAGAGGTCATGACGAATTTATACGCTGCCCCGCTTTCTGCAAAGAATGATTCCCAGGAAGATACTTCCGATACCAAGCTGGACTGGAAGGCACAGAAGGAAGAGCAGGCCCGCCTTCGGAAACGCCAGAATGATTTAAAGAAAACAGAGGATGAGATCCACCATTTAGAAATCAGGGATGGGGAAATAGATGAAGCCCTGGGAAAAGAAGAAATTTTTACCGATGTCTCAAAGCTGATGGAACTAAACAAGGAGAAAGAAGCTATCCGGCAGCGTTTGGATGAGCTGTATGAGCTTTGGGAAGAGCTTGCGGAATAA
- a CDS encoding redox-sensing transcriptional repressor Rex translates to MSEKEISKAVITRLPRYYRYLGELMEDGVERISSNELSIRMKVTASQIRQDLNNFGGFGQQGYGYNVKYLYAEIGKILGIDRQHNIVIIGAGNLGQAIANYANFEKRGFLIKGMFDINPRLIGLVVRGIEIRSVDDLEQFVKDNEVKIAALTIPKTKAPEIADRLVKAGIKAIWNFAHTDLSVPDDVVVENVHLSESLMRLSYRVCSMQDKNGEEKNNQF, encoded by the coding sequence GTGTCAGAGAAAGAGATTTCCAAAGCAGTGATTACCAGGCTTCCAAGATATTACCGGTATCTGGGCGAGTTAATGGAAGATGGAGTGGAACGTATTTCCTCCAATGAGTTAAGCATCCGCATGAAAGTGACCGCTTCCCAAATCCGTCAGGATTTGAATAATTTCGGTGGATTTGGCCAACAAGGTTACGGTTATAATGTAAAATACTTATATGCAGAAATCGGGAAGATACTGGGAATAGACAGGCAGCATAATATCGTTATCATAGGCGCTGGAAATTTGGGACAGGCTATTGCCAATTACGCGAACTTTGAAAAACGTGGGTTCCTCATTAAAGGGATGTTTGATATCAATCCGCGGCTGATCGGCCTTGTGGTACGCGGAATTGAGATCCGCAGTGTAGATGATTTGGAACAGTTTGTAAAGGACAATGAAGTTAAGATTGCGGCTCTGACCATTCCGAAGACAAAGGCTCCGGAGATTGCGGATCGCCTTGTAAAGGCAGGGATCAAGGCGATCTGGAATTTTGCTCATACGGATTTAAGTGTACCTGACGATGTGGTCGTGGAAAATGTCCACCTATCGGAAAGTCTGATGAGGCTGTCTTACCGGGTCTGCAGCATGCAGGATAAGAACGGGGAAGAAAAGAACAATCAATTTTAA
- a CDS encoding bifunctional ADP-dependent NAD(P)H-hydrate dehydratase/NAD(P)H-hydrate epimerase translates to MRALVTGGQMKEVDRYTIEKIGIPSLVLMERAALAVTEEVVKHGKKTDRIWILCGNGNNGADGLAVARILHIKGYTVSALLAAGKEKGSREYITQVSIAEQTGVNLMEFSDFIPGTCEILIDALFGVGLDREILGRYREIMETVLLCRPKFTVAVDLPSGIHSDTGQIMGIALSADVTVTFGYEKLGTMLYPGREYSGKVHVADIGFPGISLERLKTEYFTLEPGDEDRLPKRPAYSNKGSFGKVLVVAGSKNMSGAAYFSALAAYRTGAGLVKIFTVEENRTILQTGLPEAIITTYDAGEAEAGTEEFKSLLVKQCEWATAIVLGPGLGQEDYARNLVEEVLANAYVPIIVDADGLGIIATNPELTSYFTENIIITPHLGEMARLTGSSVDTIRKHLVAVAREYADRFGITCVLKDAVTVGALKDQRTYINGSGNSAMAKAGSGDVLTGIIAGLLALGLEESDAAAFGVWLHGRAGDMVRERQGDHSLLARELAEEIHLIWQGQNR, encoded by the coding sequence ATGAGAGCTCTGGTTACGGGAGGACAGATGAAGGAGGTGGACCGCTACACCATAGAGAAAATAGGGATTCCCTCTCTGGTGCTTATGGAACGGGCGGCCCTGGCGGTTACGGAAGAGGTTGTAAAACATGGGAAAAAGACGGACCGGATATGGATCCTATGCGGAAACGGTAATAATGGAGCGGACGGACTTGCAGTTGCCAGGATACTGCATATAAAAGGATATACAGTGTCTGCCTTACTGGCGGCTGGAAAGGAAAAGGGGAGCAGGGAATATATTACCCAGGTTTCCATAGCGGAGCAAACGGGCGTCAATCTGATGGAATTTTCTGATTTTATTCCCGGCACCTGTGAAATTCTTATCGACGCGCTTTTCGGTGTTGGGCTGGACCGGGAGATCCTTGGAAGATACCGGGAAATCATGGAGACAGTCCTTCTCTGCCGGCCAAAGTTTACGGTGGCGGTGGATCTTCCTTCCGGAATCCATTCCGATACTGGACAAATCATGGGCATAGCTTTAAGTGCAGACGTAACGGTGACCTTTGGCTATGAAAAGCTTGGGACCATGCTGTACCCCGGAAGAGAATACAGCGGAAAGGTGCATGTGGCTGACATCGGTTTTCCGGGAATAAGCTTAGAACGTCTTAAAACTGAATATTTCACTCTGGAGCCAGGAGATGAAGATCGTCTTCCAAAACGTCCGGCCTATTCCAATAAGGGTAGCTTTGGAAAAGTTCTTGTGGTCGCCGGGTCTAAAAACATGAGCGGGGCTGCGTATTTCAGTGCCCTGGCTGCTTACCGGACAGGGGCTGGCTTGGTAAAAATATTTACTGTGGAAGAAAACCGTACCATTCTTCAGACAGGCCTTCCGGAAGCCATAATCACAACCTATGATGCCGGAGAGGCAGAAGCGGGGACTGAGGAATTTAAAAGCCTCCTGGTAAAGCAGTGCGAGTGGGCTACCGCCATTGTTCTGGGACCGGGCCTTGGCCAGGAAGACTATGCAAGGAACCTGGTGGAGGAAGTTCTTGCAAATGCCTATGTTCCCATTATTGTGGATGCCGACGGACTGGGGATCATTGCCACAAACCCGGAGCTTACCAGCTATTTTACGGAAAACATCATTATAACACCTCATCTGGGAGAGATGGCAAGACTTACAGGAAGCTCTGTGGATACCATCAGGAAACATCTGGTGGCCGTTGCCAGGGAATATGCGGACCGGTTCGGCATCACCTGTGTGTTAAAGGATGCAGTAACCGTCGGGGCTTTAAAGGACCAGAGGACCTATATCAATGGAAGCGGCAACAGCGCCATGGCAAAGGCCGGGTCAGGAGACGTGCTGACCGGGATCATAGCCGGACTGCTGGCGCTAGGTCTGGAAGAGTCCGATGCGGCAGCTTTCGGTGTATGGCTTCATGGCCGTGCAGGAGACATGGTAAGAGAGAGACAGGGAGATCACAGTCTTCTGGCCAGGGAGTTGGCAGAAGAGATACATTTAATATGGCAGGGACAAAACAGGTAA
- the alr gene encoding alanine racemase has protein sequence MKLYSRVYETVDLDAIRHNMEAMKANLKDGTRMIGVVKSDGYGHGAVPVAWAIDPYVWGYAVATVEEGVILRKHGIRKPILVLGVVPYEGYGLLVEHGISSAVFQLKRAERLSSLAVREGKKAVIHLVLDTGMSRIGYPVTEEAAKEAATICGLPGIEVEGLFTHFAKADERDKKATDHQLEQYQKFVAMLADRGITIPMLHCSNSAGILDLQRANLHAVRAGISIYGIYPSGEVDRDTVKLRPAMELKSFISYVKKIGPGTSVSYGGTFTADREMTVATVPVGYGDGYPRNLSGKGEVLIRGQRARILGRVCMDQFMVDVTGIHEAEEEDEVVLIGRQGKEEITVEDLAMAGGGFHYEIVCDIGKRVPRIYLEDGRVIGTKDYFNDCYKGFCRV, from the coding sequence ATGAAATTATACAGCAGGGTTTATGAAACAGTGGATTTAGATGCCATTAGGCACAACATGGAGGCCATGAAGGCAAATCTAAAGGATGGAACCAGGATGATTGGCGTTGTGAAGTCTGACGGATACGGCCATGGAGCAGTTCCGGTCGCCTGGGCCATTGATCCCTATGTATGGGGATATGCAGTGGCCACGGTGGAAGAAGGGGTGATTTTAAGAAAGCATGGGATCAGAAAGCCTATCCTGGTCCTGGGCGTGGTGCCTTATGAGGGATATGGCCTTTTGGTGGAACACGGGATCAGCTCCGCCGTATTTCAGCTGAAACGGGCGGAACGCCTTTCCAGCCTGGCGGTAAGGGAAGGAAAAAAGGCAGTGATCCATCTGGTACTGGATACTGGTATGAGCCGGATCGGATATCCGGTCACAGAAGAAGCAGCAAAGGAAGCTGCAACCATATGCGGCCTTCCGGGAATTGAAGTGGAGGGGCTGTTCACTCATTTTGCAAAGGCCGATGAAAGAGACAAGAAAGCCACGGATCATCAGTTGGAACAGTATCAGAAATTCGTGGCAATGCTTGCTGACCGCGGGATCACTATTCCAATGCTCCACTGTTCCAACAGCGCAGGAATCCTGGATCTGCAGAGAGCAAATCTTCATGCGGTACGGGCCGGGATATCCATTTACGGCATTTATCCATCGGGAGAGGTTGACAGGGATACGGTAAAGCTTCGGCCTGCCATGGAATTAAAAAGCTTTATTTCTTATGTGAAAAAAATTGGCCCAGGTACCTCAGTAAGCTATGGAGGAACCTTTACGGCTGACCGGGAAATGACGGTAGCTACCGTTCCCGTAGGATATGGGGACGGTTATCCAAGGAATCTTTCCGGTAAAGGGGAGGTGCTTATCAGAGGGCAGAGAGCCAGGATCTTAGGCCGTGTCTGCATGGATCAGTTCATGGTAGATGTGACAGGTATCCATGAGGCAGAGGAAGAGGATGAGGTGGTTTTAATCGGCAGACAGGGAAAGGAAGAGATTACAGTAGAAGATCTTGCCATGGCCGGCGGCGGCTTTCATTATGAGATCGTCTGTGATATTGGCAAACGGGTCCCCCGGATTTACCTGGAAGACGGCCGTGTCATTGGCACGAAAGATTATTTCAATGATTGTTATAAAGGGTTTTGCCGGGTCTGA
- a CDS encoding type II toxin-antitoxin system PemK/MazF family toxin, which yields MIIRRGDIYYADLRPVVGSEQGGIRPVLIIQNDIGNKHSPTVICAAITSRMNKAKLPTHVELDTKKCDMIKDSVILLEQLRTIDKQRLKEKICHIDDELQQEVDCALRVSLELDT from the coding sequence GTGATAATCAGACGCGGAGACATTTATTATGCTGATTTAAGGCCGGTCGTGGGCTCTGAGCAGGGCGGTATCCGTCCGGTTCTTATTATACAGAACGACATAGGTAACAAGCACAGCCCTACGGTAATCTGTGCGGCAATTACCTCAAGAATGAACAAGGCAAAGCTTCCCACCCATGTGGAGCTGGATACAAAAAAATGCGATATGATCAAGGACTCGGTCATCCTTCTGGAGCAGCTTCGCACCATTGATAAGCAAAGACTGAAGGAAAAGATCTGTCATATTGATGACGAACTTCAACAGGAAGTGGATTGTGCGTTAAGGGTGAGCCTGGAACTGGATACATAG
- a CDS encoding hemolysin family protein, with translation MDDGNPLIRVIIFIAFIVLDAIFYGFGAAIQNVNTGELEHQMEEGSEKARKLLHIVNRPTRFVNTIQITTNLIGMVTGAFVLEELGARLEVILTRGRVYPSQWISLISLLLVSVALIVLLISFGIIIPKRCAAKNPERWGYRMLPAVSLIMIPIIPFTWMANVVAFFVLKLLGIDMASDNENVTEEDIMSMVNEGHEQGVLEAREAEMITNIFELNDKEAGDIMTHRKNLVALDGEITLREAVNFILKEGFNSRYPVYKKDVDDIVGILHMKDALIAVENKRNASRQLWEIEGLLREAHFIPETRNIDTLFKEMQSRKIHMVIVVDEYGQTAGIVTMEDILEEIVGNIMDEYDVDEEYIIPSEDGSFCVSGMTPLEELERALNIEFDEEDYDSYDTINGLLISRLDRIPQEGEESEVSVLGYRFKILRVENKIIHTIRVWKEEPEENSEEDPESRNMEARGESFPEK, from the coding sequence ATGGACGATGGCAATCCGCTTATACGCGTGATTATTTTTATTGCTTTTATCGTGCTGGATGCAATATTCTATGGGTTTGGAGCGGCGATCCAAAACGTGAATACAGGCGAGCTGGAGCATCAGATGGAAGAGGGTAGTGAAAAAGCCCGGAAGCTGTTACATATAGTGAACAGGCCCACCAGGTTTGTAAATACTATCCAGATCACCACCAATTTAATCGGCATGGTAACAGGGGCTTTTGTTTTGGAAGAACTGGGAGCAAGGCTGGAAGTGATCCTGACCAGAGGAAGGGTTTATCCCAGCCAGTGGATCTCGTTAATCAGCCTGCTGTTGGTTTCTGTTGCACTGATCGTACTTTTGATCAGCTTTGGCATTATTATTCCAAAACGCTGTGCGGCAAAGAATCCTGAAAGATGGGGGTATCGTATGCTGCCGGCCGTATCCCTCATCATGATCCCTATTATCCCCTTTACCTGGATGGCCAATGTGGTGGCCTTTTTCGTCTTAAAGCTTCTGGGCATTGATATGGCATCGGATAATGAGAACGTTACGGAAGAGGATATCATGTCCATGGTGAATGAAGGCCATGAACAGGGCGTTTTAGAGGCCAGGGAAGCGGAGATGATTACAAACATCTTTGAGCTGAATGATAAAGAAGCCGGGGATATTATGACCCACCGGAAAAATCTGGTGGCTTTGGACGGAGAGATCACTCTCCGGGAAGCGGTGAATTTCATATTAAAGGAAGGATTTAATTCCCGTTACCCGGTTTATAAAAAGGATGTAGATGACATTGTGGGGATCCTTCATATGAAGGATGCTTTGATTGCCGTGGAAAATAAACGGAATGCGTCCCGTCAGCTTTGGGAAATCGAAGGACTTCTCAGAGAAGCTCATTTTATTCCGGAAACCAGAAATATTGATACCCTGTTTAAGGAGATGCAGTCCAGAAAAATCCATATGGTGATCGTGGTAGATGAATACGGGCAGACGGCAGGAATCGTGACCATGGAAGATATTCTGGAAGAGATCGTAGGCAATATAATGGACGAATATGATGTGGATGAAGAGTACATTATACCCTCAGAGGATGGTTCCTTTTGTGTCAGCGGCATGACGCCTCTGGAAGAATTGGAAAGGGCCTTGAACATTGAATTTGACGAGGAAGATTATGATTCCTATGATACCATCAACGGCCTGTTGATATCCAGGCTGGACCGGATCCCCCAGGAAGGAGAGGAGTCGGAGGTATCTGTTTTGGGATACCGTTTTAAAATCCTTCGGGTGGAGAATAAGATCATTCATACCATCCGGGTCTGGAAAGAAGAGCCGGAAGAAAATAGTGAGGAAGATCCGGAATCTAGAAACATGGAGGCCCGTGGGGAATCCTTTCCGGAAAAATGA
- a CDS encoding YebC/PmpR family DNA-binding transcriptional regulator has product MSGHSKFANIKHKKERNDAAKGKIFTVIGRELAVAVKEGGPDPANNSRLRDIIAKAKANNMPNDTIERGIKKAAGDAGSVNYETITYEGYGPNGVAIIVDTLTDNKNRTAANVRNAFTKGGGNVGTPGCVSFMFDKKGQIIIDKEECEMDPDELMMVSLDAGAEDFAEEEDSFEVITGPEEFSSVREALEAAGVPMVEAGVTMIPQTWVELTDEDSLKKMNRLLELLDAEDDVQATYHNWDE; this is encoded by the coding sequence ATGTCAGGACATTCAAAGTTCGCAAATATTAAACACAAAAAAGAGAGAAATGATGCTGCAAAAGGCAAGATTTTCACTGTCATCGGAAGAGAATTGGCGGTAGCGGTGAAAGAAGGCGGACCAGACCCGGCAAACAATAGTAGACTCCGTGATATTATCGCAAAGGCGAAGGCCAATAATATGCCAAACGATACCATAGAACGCGGCATTAAAAAAGCAGCCGGTGATGCAGGTTCCGTTAATTATGAAACCATTACATACGAAGGATACGGCCCCAACGGGGTTGCCATCATCGTAGACACGCTGACAGACAACAAGAACCGGACTGCAGCAAATGTAAGAAACGCATTTACCAAGGGCGGCGGCAATGTAGGTACTCCCGGCTGTGTGTCCTTTATGTTTGATAAAAAAGGACAGATCATCATTGATAAGGAAGAATGCGAAATGGATCCTGATGAGCTGATGATGGTTTCCTTAGATGCGGGAGCAGAAGATTTTGCGGAGGAAGAGGACAGTTTCGAAGTGATTACCGGACCGGAGGAATTCAGCAGTGTCCGTGAAGCATTAGAAGCGGCAGGCGTTCCCATGGTGGAGGCAGGCGTTACTATGATCCCCCAGACATGGGTGGAGCTGACAGATGAAGATTCCCTAAAGAAGATGAACCGACTCCTGGAACTTCTTGATGCAGAGGATGACGTACAGGCTACGTACCATAACTGGGATGAATAA
- a CDS encoding PocR ligand-binding domain-containing protein, with translation MIDIKKFLDLNALQKIQDQFSESTGLAAIAVDAEGNYITKPSNFSDFCMKYNRGSEEGLRRCRKCDEEGKGTYFCHAGLMDFSTDIIINGEKVGAILGGQVLPNEPEEEKFRSTAREIGVSEDAYVEALKKVPVRSEQMIRASAQMLGNIVNQLVNLEYIKTITQKRNDVLDLQISNIQRALSEVTEKTRDLQKVASMESILSINASIEAARAGEAGVGFAVVAREFGEISKNSGAVYQRIQELVKEIENSVRNLTEID, from the coding sequence ATGATTGATATTAAAAAGTTCCTTGATCTAAACGCCTTGCAGAAAATTCAGGATCAATTTTCCGAGTCCACCGGCCTGGCCGCCATCGCAGTGGATGCAGAGGGCAATTACATAACAAAACCCAGCAATTTTTCGGATTTCTGCATGAAATACAACAGAGGGAGTGAGGAAGGTCTCCGGCGGTGCCGGAAATGTGATGAGGAAGGAAAAGGAACTTATTTCTGCCATGCAGGGCTCATGGACTTTTCCACCGACATCATCATAAACGGTGAAAAGGTAGGTGCCATTCTGGGAGGACAGGTGCTTCCCAATGAACCTGAGGAAGAGAAGTTCCGTAGCACTGCAAGAGAGATCGGCGTCAGCGAAGATGCTTATGTGGAGGCCTTAAAAAAGGTTCCGGTAAGGTCCGAGCAAATGATCCGGGCTTCCGCCCAGATGCTGGGAAACATCGTAAACCAGCTGGTCAATCTGGAATATATTAAGACAATTACCCAGAAAAGAAACGATGTTCTTGATTTACAGATAAGCAATATCCAAAGAGCCTTAAGCGAAGTTACAGAAAAAACCCGGGATCTGCAAAAGGTCGCTTCTATGGAAAGCATCCTATCCATCAATGCCTCCATCGAAGCTGCAAGAGCTGGAGAAGCCGGTGTCGGCTTTGCTGTAGTTGCCAGAGAGTTTGGAGAAATTTCAAAGAACTCCGGAGCTGTCTACCAAAGGATCCAGGAGCTTGTTAAGGAAATAGAAAATTCTGTCAGGAACCTGACCGAGATCGATTAG
- a CDS encoding GNAT family N-acetyltransferase, which produces MDSGRLYRVQKEDVERLKELLTECFEGDPLYCKLIPDGKTRSRLLPELFECDMEEFLETCEIYADSPEINGILVVDDESQPYNSFHYYLAEAAALLKTDGYLIKEDPTLRTFWNFFQGRDYLNSRWTDELEQEKRMHIIYLAVRPAMQHHGLSSLLLREAIHYADRNQLLISLETHNENNVPFYEHFGFKVFTIVEKHLHLKQYCMVRDIK; this is translated from the coding sequence ATGGATAGCGGTCGATTGTACCGGGTACAAAAAGAAGATGTGGAAAGATTAAAGGAACTGTTAACGGAATGCTTTGAAGGGGATCCCCTTTACTGTAAGCTGATTCCTGACGGAAAGACAAGGAGCCGCCTGCTTCCGGAGCTGTTTGAATGCGATATGGAGGAATTTTTAGAGACTTGTGAAATATATGCCGACAGCCCGGAGATTAACGGGATCCTAGTGGTGGATGACGAATCCCAACCCTATAATTCCTTTCATTATTATCTGGCGGAAGCGGCCGCCCTTTTAAAGACAGACGGCTATCTGATTAAGGAGGATCCTACCTTAAGAACATTTTGGAACTTTTTTCAGGGAAGGGATTATTTAAACTCCAGGTGGACGGATGAACTTGAACAGGAAAAAAGGATGCACATTATTTACCTGGCAGTGCGGCCGGCCATGCAGCATCATGGATTATCCTCCCTACTGTTAAGGGAGGCCATACACTATGCAGACAGGAATCAGCTCCTGATCTCACTGGAAACACACAATGAGAATAATGTACCGTTTTATGAGCACTTTGGCTTTAAGGTTTTCACCATTGTGGAAAAGCATCTTCATTTAAAACAATACTGTATGGTCCGGGATATAAAATAA
- a CDS encoding GNAT family N-acetyltransferase, with product MNIIRTKTPSETQKNNLLHLQEACRKHDHISLTFPLEEDCTFYLLYDEDNLLSALCAFFNENGEYETCAYTLPSNRQNGYFTMLLDELLKETADNDLVFPVDETCEDTVHTLNALGADFWYQEHLMELSASGFIETGLAKSNPLWDSPALSMAYNPNEEHSPWTFLMDGSPIGSCYLDFRGETAYFYGFVIAENLRNQGLGSACLFLLLKTCFSLSGHKRLKKLFLQVSGENVPAIALYKKAGFQITESLSYYLY from the coding sequence ATGAATATCATACGTACCAAAACCCCCAGCGAAACGCAGAAAAACAACCTGCTTCACCTGCAGGAAGCCTGCAGAAAGCATGACCATATTTCTCTTACTTTTCCCTTAGAAGAGGATTGTACTTTTTACTTATTATATGACGAAGACAATCTCTTATCCGCCTTATGCGCTTTTTTTAATGAAAACGGGGAGTATGAAACCTGCGCCTACACTCTTCCGTCAAACAGGCAGAACGGATATTTTACCATGCTACTGGATGAGCTTTTAAAGGAAACGGCCGACAATGATCTGGTCTTTCCTGTGGATGAAACCTGTGAGGATACGGTTCATACTCTGAATGCATTAGGAGCCGATTTCTGGTATCAGGAACACTTAATGGAGCTTTCAGCCTCTGGCTTTATAGAAACCGGCCTGGCAAAAAGCAACCCGCTTTGGGATTCCCCTGCCCTATCCATGGCCTATAATCCCAATGAAGAACACTCTCCATGGACGTTTCTCATGGATGGCAGCCCCATAGGCTCCTGTTATCTGGATTTTCGGGGTGAAACTGCCTATTTTTACGGTTTTGTAATTGCCGAGAACTTACGGAACCAGGGACTGGGAAGCGCCTGTCTTTTTCTGCTCCTGAAAACCTGCTTTTCGCTGTCCGGCCATAAAAGACTGAAGAAGCTGTTTTTACAGGTATCCGGCGAAAACGTGCCTGCCATTGCCTTATACAAAAAGGCAGGCTTTCAGATTACAGAGAGCCTGTCCTATTATTTGTATTAG